Proteins encoded together in one Marinobacter salsuginis window:
- the paaK gene encoding phenylacetate--CoA ligase PaaK has product MTLPLQKLGKLDRMETASIDELRHEQLQRLRWSVVHAYTNVPFYRKAFDDIGLKPMDISSLDDLAKVPFTTKADLRDNYPFGMFATPMSDVVRVHASSGTTGKPTVVGYTQSDINTWADIVARSIRAGGGSRGDKVHVAYGYGLFTGGLGAHYGAERLGCTVIPMSGGQTEKQVQLIKDFEPDIIMVTPSYMLNIADEMERQGIDPHKLPLRLGIFGAEPWTNAMRTEIEERLGIEALDIYGLSEVMGPGVGMECIETKDGPTIWEDHFYPEIINPETGEVLPDGEYGELVFTSLTKVALPILRYRTRDLTRLLPGTARPMRRIDKITGRSDDMLIIRGVNVFPSQIEEQVLKCDALAPHYEIEVYKEGNLDCVDIRAELQPGATDTPESRAAAAKELSHHIKSYIGISTRVEVVETNRLARSEGKAKRVFDRRNK; this is encoded by the coding sequence ATGACCTTACCACTGCAAAAACTTGGCAAACTTGACCGCATGGAAACCGCCAGCATCGATGAGCTGCGCCACGAACAGCTGCAACGCCTGCGCTGGAGCGTGGTCCATGCCTACACTAACGTGCCGTTCTATCGCAAAGCATTTGATGACATCGGCCTGAAACCCATGGACATCAGCTCCCTGGACGATTTGGCCAAGGTGCCATTTACCACCAAGGCGGATCTGCGCGACAACTACCCGTTTGGCATGTTTGCCACACCCATGTCCGACGTGGTTCGCGTGCACGCGTCCAGTGGTACCACCGGCAAGCCAACCGTGGTTGGTTACACCCAGAGCGACATCAACACCTGGGCCGACATTGTGGCGCGCTCCATCCGGGCTGGTGGCGGCTCCCGGGGCGACAAGGTACATGTGGCTTACGGCTATGGCCTGTTCACCGGTGGCCTTGGTGCCCACTATGGCGCCGAGCGTCTGGGCTGCACCGTTATTCCGATGTCTGGCGGACAGACCGAGAAGCAGGTCCAGCTGATCAAGGATTTTGAGCCGGACATCATCATGGTCACACCGTCCTACATGCTGAACATCGCCGACGAGATGGAACGGCAGGGCATCGATCCCCACAAGCTGCCTCTGCGCCTTGGTATTTTCGGCGCAGAGCCCTGGACCAACGCCATGCGCACCGAGATCGAAGAGCGCCTTGGCATCGAGGCACTGGATATCTATGGCCTCTCGGAAGTCATGGGTCCCGGTGTGGGCATGGAGTGCATTGAAACGAAAGATGGCCCGACCATCTGGGAAGACCACTTCTACCCGGAAATCATCAACCCGGAAACCGGCGAAGTGCTTCCTGACGGTGAATACGGCGAGCTGGTCTTTACCTCACTGACCAAGGTGGCCCTGCCGATTCTGCGGTACCGCACCCGGGATCTCACACGCTTGTTGCCGGGCACCGCCCGCCCGATGCGCCGGATCGACAAGATCACCGGTCGCAGCGACGACATGCTGATTATTCGTGGCGTGAACGTGTTCCCGAGCCAGATCGAGGAGCAGGTACTGAAGTGCGACGCGCTGGCGCCCCACTACGAGATCGAGGTTTACAAGGAAGGCAACCTGGACTGTGTGGATATCCGGGCCGAGCTGCAACCGGGCGCGACGGACACCCCCGAAAGTCGTGCCGCGGCCGCCAAGGAACTGTCACACCACATCAAGTCCTACATCGGCATCAGCACCCGTGTTGAAGTGGTGGAAACCAATCGTCTGGCCCGCTCAGAAGGCAAGGCCAAGCGGGTCTTCGACCGCCGGAACAAGTAA
- a CDS encoding NAD-glutamate dehydrogenase produces the protein MTDSRALQKQTLLEQLADVLQNQAADNDDSLELRELVARMVEESRSWDDDLHGELVRSFGDSIGGRYARVFSGGFPSAYRARFPVSEALADIEQIQSIAVSTDVPMRFYQPRDPAETGFHFKLYSEGQPVVLSDVIPILENLGMRVLGEHPYRVRRRDGETFGVSDFTVELHDRCRAADLDTARPLIQSAFREIWNGFAENDDFNQLIMLCGLSWREVALIRAYARYIKQIRFGFSQPFIAETLARNPEITSRLVAFFFSRFEPDIKGRKGKVERIETELRDALEAVASLDDDRILRRFFTLIRATLRTNYFQAREDGGFPSYLSLKLDPSAIPDIPRPTPKFEIFVYSPRIEGVHLRSGPVARGGLRWSDRIEDYRTEILGLVKAQQVKNSVIVPAGAKGGFVVKQPPREGSREALREEGVACYQTFIRGLLDITDNLDNGQVVPPRNVVRYDGDDTYLVVAADKGTATFSDIANTLAAEYRFWLGDAFASGGSEGYDHKKMGITARGAWESVKRHFLEKGTDTQSDEFTVVGIGDMGGDVFGNGMLLSDRIRLIGAFNHQHIFIDPDPDALASYRERERLFKLLGSSWADYDTGVISEGGGVFPRSMKSIPVSAQMRKVLGIKARTLSPADLISALLKAPVDMLWNGGIGTYVKSPSESHEDVGDKTNDALRIDSTELRCKALGEGGNLGVTQKARIDFARRGGSVNSDFIDNAGGVDCSDHEVNIKILLNDLVHRQLMSLPERNRMLRAMTPEVAELVLRNNYRQAMALSLAQNPAVATADQYDRLMRRLEAEGKLDRDLEFLPSDEELQARRDQGGGLTRPELAVLVSYAKIELKQALVASPIVQDKRFNSALHSAFPASLLAAFPEAVESHPLRAEISATQIANDMVNRMGITWFDRIRSATGADAGRIAAAYLISLRIHDVDAHWEAMESLDGNVSAAVQADLFADAVRLVTRSTSWLLQNRRQALDPVSCIDHYRAPMADVLASRSRLESVIPASRWFDRYAEYCERKVPEDLAAWCASAESRYWLMDMIEIARQLGEDLESVAWVYFTLGESLNLTWLDRQMRAFRANGHWQVLATIHFRDELDHQLRNLTFSVFSEPVEGEGTPEQRLEAWRRDKQMLLGRWERMLNDMQAANDVDCAVFSVAHGVLRELAMKAA, from the coding sequence ATGACCGATTCCCGCGCATTACAAAAACAAACCCTGCTGGAACAGCTTGCCGATGTCCTCCAGAATCAGGCCGCCGACAACGACGACTCCCTCGAACTCCGGGAGCTTGTGGCCAGAATGGTCGAAGAGTCCCGATCCTGGGACGATGACTTGCATGGTGAACTGGTTCGGAGTTTCGGCGACTCGATTGGCGGGCGCTATGCCCGGGTTTTCAGCGGCGGTTTCCCTTCGGCTTACCGGGCAAGATTTCCGGTATCGGAAGCACTCGCTGATATCGAGCAGATCCAGTCCATCGCCGTGAGCACCGATGTCCCCATGCGCTTCTACCAGCCGCGGGACCCGGCCGAAACCGGATTCCACTTCAAACTCTACAGCGAAGGCCAGCCCGTTGTTCTTTCAGACGTGATCCCTATTCTGGAAAACTTGGGAATGCGTGTTCTGGGTGAGCACCCCTATCGGGTCCGTCGACGGGATGGCGAAACCTTTGGGGTCAGTGATTTTACCGTCGAGCTCCATGATCGGTGCCGTGCCGCCGATCTCGACACCGCCAGGCCATTGATCCAGTCGGCATTCCGGGAGATATGGAACGGCTTTGCCGAAAACGATGATTTCAACCAGTTGATCATGCTGTGCGGTCTCAGCTGGCGTGAAGTCGCGTTGATCAGGGCTTATGCCCGCTATATCAAGCAGATTCGGTTCGGTTTCAGTCAGCCCTTTATTGCAGAGACACTGGCCCGCAATCCGGAGATCACCTCGCGGCTTGTTGCATTCTTCTTCAGCCGTTTCGAGCCGGATATAAAAGGACGCAAGGGGAAGGTGGAGCGAATCGAGACGGAGCTTCGCGACGCCCTCGAGGCGGTGGCAAGTCTGGACGACGACCGAATTCTACGGCGCTTTTTTACCCTGATCCGGGCAACCCTTCGGACCAACTATTTTCAGGCCCGGGAGGACGGTGGGTTTCCGTCCTACCTGTCGCTCAAGCTGGATCCGTCCGCCATCCCGGATATCCCGCGCCCCACGCCGAAATTCGAGATTTTTGTCTATTCGCCCCGTATTGAAGGCGTGCACCTGCGCTCCGGGCCGGTGGCAAGGGGCGGCCTCCGGTGGTCTGATCGCATAGAGGATTACCGCACGGAGATCCTTGGTCTGGTAAAAGCCCAGCAGGTGAAGAACTCGGTGATTGTGCCCGCCGGTGCCAAAGGTGGCTTTGTGGTGAAGCAGCCGCCACGGGAAGGCTCACGGGAGGCTCTGCGGGAAGAAGGCGTTGCCTGCTATCAGACCTTCATCAGGGGGCTGCTCGACATCACGGACAACCTCGATAACGGCCAGGTGGTGCCGCCGAGAAATGTGGTTCGATACGACGGCGATGATACCTATCTGGTGGTCGCCGCCGACAAAGGTACGGCCACCTTTTCCGATATAGCCAACACATTGGCAGCCGAGTACCGCTTTTGGCTGGGCGATGCCTTTGCCTCCGGCGGCAGTGAGGGCTATGACCACAAGAAAATGGGCATCACCGCCCGGGGCGCCTGGGAGTCCGTTAAACGGCATTTCCTGGAAAAAGGCACCGATACCCAGAGCGATGAATTCACCGTGGTCGGCATCGGCGATATGGGCGGCGATGTGTTCGGCAACGGTATGCTGTTGTCGGACCGCATTCGGCTGATTGGCGCATTCAATCACCAGCACATTTTCATCGATCCGGATCCGGACGCCTTGGCCTCGTATCGCGAGCGGGAGCGGCTGTTCAAATTGCTCGGATCCTCCTGGGCCGACTACGACACCGGGGTGATCAGCGAAGGGGGCGGGGTGTTCCCGCGCTCCATGAAATCCATTCCGGTGTCCGCGCAAATGCGCAAGGTACTGGGGATCAAGGCCCGGACGCTGTCGCCAGCGGACCTGATCAGCGCTCTTCTGAAAGCGCCCGTGGACATGCTCTGGAATGGTGGCATTGGCACCTACGTGAAATCGCCCTCGGAGTCCCATGAGGATGTGGGTGACAAGACCAATGATGCTTTGCGCATCGACAGTACCGAACTGCGCTGTAAAGCCCTCGGGGAGGGCGGCAACCTGGGTGTTACCCAGAAGGCCCGGATCGACTTTGCCCGCCGCGGTGGCTCGGTCAACAGCGATTTTATCGATAATGCCGGTGGTGTTGACTGCTCGGACCACGAGGTAAATATCAAGATCCTGCTCAACGATCTGGTGCATCGGCAGTTGATGTCGCTTCCAGAGCGCAACCGGATGCTCAGGGCGATGACGCCGGAAGTGGCCGAGCTTGTTCTGCGTAACAATTACCGGCAGGCCATGGCGCTCAGTCTGGCGCAGAATCCGGCGGTTGCCACCGCTGACCAGTATGATCGCCTGATGCGCAGGCTTGAAGCCGAGGGCAAGCTGGACCGTGATCTTGAGTTTCTGCCCTCTGACGAGGAACTTCAGGCCCGCCGCGATCAGGGTGGTGGCCTGACCCGGCCGGAGCTGGCGGTGCTGGTTTCCTACGCGAAGATTGAACTGAAGCAGGCGCTGGTCGCGTCGCCTATCGTGCAAGACAAGCGTTTTAATTCGGCGCTGCATTCCGCCTTCCCCGCCTCCCTGCTGGCCGCCTTCCCGGAAGCGGTCGAGTCTCATCCTCTGCGGGCCGAGATCTCGGCCACCCAAATTGCCAACGATATGGTGAACCGGATGGGCATTACCTGGTTCGACCGTATTCGCAGTGCCACGGGGGCAGATGCCGGCCGGATCGCCGCGGCCTACCTGATCTCCCTGCGAATCCATGACGTAGACGCCCATTGGGAGGCCATGGAATCACTGGATGGAAATGTCAGTGCAGCCGTTCAGGCAGATCTTTTCGCCGACGCGGTTCGCCTGGTCACCCGCAGTACCAGCTGGCTGTTGCAGAACCGTCGGCAGGCGTTGGACCCGGTGTCCTGCATTGATCATTACCGGGCGCCGATGGCCGATGTTTTGGCTTCCAGAAGCCGTCTTGAATCGGTGATCCCTGCAAGTCGGTGGTTTGACCGCTATGCTGAATACTGTGAGCGGAAGGTTCCCGAGGATCTGGCGGCGTGGTGCGCATCCGCAGAAAGCCGCTATTGGCTGATGGACATGATCGAGATTGCCCGTCAGCTGGGGGAGGATCTGGAATCGGTGGCCTGGGTCTATTTCACGCTCGGCGAGAGTCTGAATCTGACCTGGCTTGACCGGCAGATGCGGGCCTTCCGGGCGAATGGCCACTGGCAGGTTCTGGCAACCATCCATTTCCGGGATGAGCTGGACCACCAGCTGCGGAACCTGACGTTCAGCGTGTTCTCCGAGCCTGTCGAAGGCGAAGGAACGCCGGAACAACGCCTCGAGGCCTGGCGCAGGGACAAGCAGATGTTACTTGGCCGGTGGGAGCGGATGCTGAACGACATGCAGGCCGCTAATGACGTGGATTGCGCCGTTTTCTCGGTGGCGCATGGTGTCCTCAGAGAGCTGGCGATGAAAGCAGCTTAG
- the paaI gene encoding hydroxyphenylacetyl-CoA thioesterase PaaI, protein MSEMDPQVLAEECAKAMFARDRASQKLGMNIESVGPGKAVLTMTVTGDMIQGHGSCHGGYLFTLADSAFAFACNSYDRATVASGCSIDYMYGAKEGDQLTATAEEQARGGRTGVYDITLTNQDGRKVALFRGRSYEVRGTVRNSEETA, encoded by the coding sequence ATGAGCGAGATGGACCCGCAAGTACTCGCCGAAGAATGCGCGAAAGCCATGTTCGCGCGGGACCGCGCCAGCCAGAAGCTGGGCATGAACATTGAATCTGTCGGCCCCGGCAAAGCGGTTCTCACCATGACCGTGACCGGTGACATGATCCAGGGCCACGGCTCCTGCCACGGCGGCTATCTGTTTACCCTGGCTGATTCAGCATTTGCCTTTGCCTGTAACAGTTACGACCGGGCCACCGTGGCTTCCGGTTGCAGCATTGATTACATGTACGGCGCCAAAGAGGGCGACCAGTTGACCGCCACCGCCGAAGAACAGGCCCGCGGCGGCCGCACCGGCGTTTACGACATCACACTCACTAACCAGGACGGCCGCAAGGTTGCCCTGTTCCGGGGCCGCTCCTACGAGGTTCGTGGCACCGTTCGCAACTCGGAGGAAACTGCATGA
- the paaY gene encoding phenylacetic acid degradation protein PaaY, with translation MPSYSIEGVVPVVHPSAYVHPTAVLIGDVWIGPDCYVGPAASLRADFGRIVLKQGSNVQDTCVMHAFPGMDTVVEKNGHVGHGAILHGCIVGEDAMVGMNAVIMDEAHIAPRSIVGACAFVKAKFTCEPGSLIVGSPAKVMRMLSDKEIAWKKKGTEEYQRLTLRSLASLQEVQPLEEAEPDRARVDASGYKPKYEQSE, from the coding sequence ATGCCCAGCTACAGTATAGAAGGCGTTGTTCCCGTCGTTCACCCGTCTGCCTATGTGCATCCCACAGCCGTTCTGATTGGCGATGTGTGGATTGGCCCGGATTGTTACGTGGGCCCGGCGGCATCACTGCGTGCGGATTTCGGTCGGATCGTTCTCAAGCAGGGATCCAATGTCCAGGATACCTGCGTGATGCATGCCTTCCCGGGCATGGACACGGTGGTCGAGAAGAATGGCCATGTCGGGCACGGGGCGATTCTCCACGGCTGCATTGTCGGCGAGGATGCCATGGTAGGAATGAATGCGGTGATAATGGACGAGGCCCATATTGCTCCGCGCTCTATCGTAGGCGCCTGCGCTTTCGTAAAGGCAAAGTTTACCTGCGAGCCAGGCTCACTGATCGTTGGTTCTCCAGCCAAAGTGATGCGGATGCTCAGCGACAAGGAGATTGCCTGGAAGAAGAAGGGAACCGAAGAATATCAGCGACTGACGCTTCGCTCCCTCGCCAGTCTGCAGGAAGTCCAGCCACTGGAGGAAGCCGAGCCCGACCGGGCCCGTGTGGACGCCAGCGGGTACAAGCCCAAATACGAGCAGTCTGAGTGA
- the paaH gene encoding 3-hydroxyacyl-CoA dehydrogenase PaaH, with protein sequence MPALDTQTKVAVVGAGAMGSGIAQVAAQAGHQVYLHDQREGAAEAGRDGIAKQLQRRVDKGKMQQQELDDVIGRIQPVAKLDQVADAGLVIEAIIEDLQIKRQLLANLEDLCAGDAILATNTSSISVTALGAEMNKPERLVGMHFFNPAPLMALVEVVMGLATSKAVADTIHATATAWGKKPVYATSTPGFIVNRVARPFYAESLRLLQEQATDAATLDAIIREAGQFRMGAFELTDLIGHDVNYAVTNSVFNSYYQDPRFLPSLIQKELVEAGRLGRKSGHGFYPYGENAEKPQPKTEPAHQSDESVVIAEGNPGAAAPLLERLKAAGLTIIERDGPGQIRFGDAVLALTDGRMATERAATDGIANLVLFDLAFDYSKATRLALAPADQTSEAAVSCACALLQKAGIDVSLIADRPGLVIMRTVAMLANEAADAALHGVATVADIDLAMKAGLNYPDGPLSWSDRLGAGHVFKVLNNIQNSYAEDRYRPALLLRKNAFAQKGFYS encoded by the coding sequence ATGCCGGCACTGGACACCCAAACCAAAGTTGCCGTCGTTGGGGCCGGAGCCATGGGCTCTGGCATTGCCCAGGTGGCCGCACAGGCTGGCCATCAGGTTTACCTGCACGATCAGAGAGAAGGCGCAGCCGAAGCCGGACGTGACGGTATCGCCAAACAGCTCCAGCGTCGCGTCGACAAGGGCAAGATGCAGCAGCAGGAGCTGGATGATGTGATCGGCCGTATTCAACCAGTCGCGAAGCTGGACCAAGTAGCCGATGCCGGACTGGTGATCGAGGCCATCATCGAAGACCTTCAGATCAAACGTCAGTTGCTGGCCAATCTTGAAGACCTGTGTGCCGGCGATGCGATCCTGGCCACCAACACCTCCTCCATTTCAGTGACCGCCCTAGGCGCTGAAATGAACAAACCCGAACGCCTTGTTGGTATGCACTTCTTTAATCCGGCGCCACTTATGGCATTGGTTGAGGTCGTGATGGGTCTGGCCACCAGCAAAGCCGTTGCCGACACCATCCATGCCACGGCAACTGCATGGGGCAAGAAGCCGGTTTATGCGACGTCCACTCCCGGCTTTATCGTCAACCGCGTAGCCCGTCCGTTTTACGCAGAGAGCCTTCGCCTGCTTCAGGAGCAGGCCACCGATGCCGCCACGCTGGATGCCATCATCCGCGAAGCGGGCCAGTTCCGCATGGGTGCGTTTGAGCTGACCGACCTGATCGGACACGACGTCAATTACGCGGTGACCAACTCTGTCTTCAATTCCTATTACCAGGACCCGCGCTTTCTGCCTTCACTGATCCAGAAAGAACTGGTGGAAGCCGGTCGCCTGGGACGCAAGAGCGGCCACGGGTTCTATCCCTATGGCGAGAATGCGGAAAAGCCGCAGCCAAAGACCGAGCCGGCACATCAATCCGATGAATCCGTGGTTATCGCCGAAGGAAATCCCGGTGCCGCCGCACCGCTGCTTGAGCGACTGAAGGCTGCCGGCCTGACCATTATCGAGCGCGACGGCCCTGGCCAGATTCGATTCGGAGATGCCGTGCTGGCGCTCACCGACGGCAGGATGGCAACCGAGCGCGCGGCCACCGATGGTATCGCCAATCTGGTGCTGTTCGACCTGGCTTTTGACTACAGCAAAGCAACCAGGCTTGCCCTGGCGCCCGCCGACCAGACGTCCGAGGCAGCGGTTTCCTGTGCCTGTGCTTTACTGCAGAAAGCGGGTATCGACGTCAGCCTGATCGCGGACCGTCCCGGATTGGTGATCATGCGTACCGTGGCCATGCTGGCCAATGAAGCGGCCGACGCAGCTCTTCACGGTGTCGCAACGGTCGCCGATATCGACCTGGCCATGAAAGCGGGCCTGAACTATCCCGATGGTCCCCTGAGCTGGAGTGACCGCCTCGGCGCCGGGCACGTGTTCAAGGTGCTCAACAACATCCAGAACAGCTACGCAGAGGACCGCTATCGCCCTGCCCTGCTGCTCCGTAAGAACGCATTTGCACAAAAGGGGTTTTATTCATGA
- the paaG gene encoding 2-(1,2-epoxy-1,2-dihydrophenyl)acetyl-CoA isomerase PaaG codes for MTQPSILLEIDQGVALLTLNRPDNLNSFNVEMHERMRDAISTVRKDESVRVLVITGSGRGFCAGQDLSDRSVSPDQEMPDLGASLENYYNPLMRSLRDLPMPVLCAVNGVAAGAGANIALACDITLAARSANFVQAFCKLGLVPDSGGTWTLPRVAGMARAKGMALLGDKISAEQAENWGMIWRCVDNEQLMDETMKLARHFATQPTKGLALIKRALHASASNTFEEQINLERDLQRMAGQTEDYREGVAAFMEKRTPNFKGK; via the coding sequence ATGACTCAGCCGAGCATTCTTCTTGAAATCGATCAGGGCGTGGCTCTGCTTACCCTGAACCGTCCGGACAACCTGAACAGTTTCAATGTCGAAATGCACGAACGCATGCGCGATGCCATCAGCACCGTGCGCAAGGATGAGTCTGTTCGGGTACTGGTCATCACCGGCTCCGGCCGGGGCTTTTGCGCGGGTCAGGACCTCTCCGACCGCAGCGTCTCTCCGGATCAGGAAATGCCGGACCTCGGCGCTTCCCTTGAGAACTACTACAACCCGCTGATGCGCAGCCTGCGGGATCTGCCAATGCCCGTTCTGTGTGCCGTGAACGGCGTGGCGGCTGGTGCCGGTGCCAACATTGCCCTGGCCTGCGACATCACCCTCGCCGCCCGCTCAGCCAATTTTGTTCAGGCCTTCTGCAAACTGGGGCTGGTACCTGATTCCGGCGGCACCTGGACGCTGCCCCGCGTGGCGGGCATGGCCCGTGCCAAAGGCATGGCGCTTCTGGGCGACAAGATCAGTGCAGAACAGGCCGAAAACTGGGGCATGATCTGGCGCTGTGTCGACAACGAGCAGCTCATGGACGAAACCATGAAACTGGCCCGTCATTTTGCGACCCAACCGACCAAGGGCCTCGCACTTATAAAGCGGGCACTGCATGCCAGCGCCAGCAACACGTTCGAAGAGCAGATCAACCTGGAGCGCGATCTGCAGCGCATGGCTGGACAGACCGAAGACTACCGTGAAGGCGTTGCCGCCTTCATGGAAAAACGCACTCCGAACTTCAAGGGGAAATAA
- a CDS encoding Lrp/AsnC ligand binding domain-containing protein, whose amino-acid sequence MADLDRIDQSIIRELQKNSRITVTELASRVGLSKTPCQVRMRRLEEHGYITGYTALVNQTKLGLSHIAFAQVTLNDTSSGALTAFNKAVQNVSAVEQCHMIAGNFDYLLKVRTRNMQEYRQVLGEEISALPHVLQTSTFVVMENVKDAGL is encoded by the coding sequence ATGGCCGATTTGGATCGAATAGACCAATCCATTATTCGAGAGCTGCAGAAGAACTCCCGAATCACGGTAACCGAGCTTGCCTCTCGGGTGGGGCTCTCCAAAACGCCGTGCCAGGTGCGGATGCGCCGGCTTGAAGAACACGGATACATCACCGGTTACACAGCCCTGGTGAATCAGACCAAACTCGGCCTCAGCCACATCGCCTTTGCCCAGGTAACCCTGAACGACACCAGCAGCGGTGCTCTTACCGCGTTCAACAAGGCCGTTCAAAACGTCTCGGCGGTCGAGCAATGCCACATGATTGCCGGCAACTTCGACTACCTGTTGAAAGTCAGGACCCGCAACATGCAGGAGTACCGGCAGGTTCTGGGGGAGGAAATTTCTGCCCTGCCCCATGTGCTGCAGACCAGTACCTTTGTGGTGATGGAGAACGTGAAAGACGCCGGCCTGTAG
- the pcaF gene encoding 3-oxoadipyl-CoA thiolase, with the protein MSTDNTLKDAYIVDAIRTPIGRYGGALSAVRADDLGAIPIKALTERHPDLDWSKVDDVLYGCANQAGEDNRDVARMSLLLAGLPVDVPGSTINRLCGSGMDAVGSAARAIRTGETQLMIAGGVESMSRAPFVMGKAESAFSRKAEIFDTTIGWRFVNPVLKKQYGIDSMPETAENVAADFGISREDQDAFALRSQQRTAAAQKDGRFATEITPVTIPRRKQDPLVVDTDEHPRETSLEKLASLPTPFREGGTVTAGNASGVNDGACALLLAGADALKKYNLKPRARIVAMSTAGVEPRIMGFGPAPATRKVLATAGLELADMDVIELNEAFAAQALAVTRDLGLPDDAEHVNPNGGAIALGHPLGMSGARLVTTALNELERRHAAGQKARYALCTMCIGVGQGIALIIERTDAVA; encoded by the coding sequence ATGAGCACCGACAACACCCTGAAAGACGCTTACATCGTCGATGCCATCCGCACCCCCATCGGTCGTTATGGCGGCGCTCTCTCCGCAGTGCGTGCAGACGACCTGGGCGCCATCCCCATCAAGGCGCTGACCGAGCGTCATCCGGACCTGGATTGGTCGAAAGTTGACGACGTTCTCTACGGCTGTGCCAACCAGGCCGGCGAAGACAACCGCGACGTTGCCCGCATGTCCCTTCTGCTGGCAGGCCTGCCGGTAGACGTGCCGGGCAGCACCATCAACCGCCTGTGCGGTTCCGGTATGGATGCAGTGGGCAGTGCGGCCCGGGCCATTCGCACCGGCGAGACCCAGCTGATGATTGCCGGCGGCGTCGAATCCATGTCGCGGGCTCCCTTCGTTATGGGGAAGGCCGAGTCAGCCTTCAGCCGCAAGGCGGAAATCTTCGATACCACCATCGGCTGGCGCTTTGTGAACCCGGTCCTGAAAAAGCAGTACGGCATTGATTCCATGCCCGAGACAGCGGAAAACGTTGCCGCCGATTTCGGCATTTCCCGGGAAGACCAGGATGCCTTCGCCCTGCGCAGCCAGCAGCGCACAGCGGCCGCCCAAAAGGATGGCCGATTCGCTACGGAGATCACACCGGTCACGATTCCCCGTCGCAAGCAGGACCCGCTCGTGGTGGATACCGACGAGCATCCCCGTGAAACCAGCCTGGAAAAACTGGCCTCACTGCCAACTCCGTTCCGTGAAGGCGGTACGGTCACCGCCGGCAATGCCTCCGGTGTCAACGATGGCGCCTGTGCCCTGCTGCTGGCCGGAGCCGACGCTCTCAAAAAGTACAACCTCAAGCCCCGTGCCCGGATCGTTGCCATGTCAACGGCCGGTGTGGAGCCACGGATCATGGGCTTTGGCCCGGCACCGGCCACCCGCAAGGTCCTGGCCACGGCCGGCCTGGAACTGGCCGATATGGATGTGATCGAGCTGAACGAGGCGTTTGCAGCCCAGGCCCTGGCGGTAACCCGGGATCTCGGTCTGCCGGATGACGCCGAGCACGTTAACCCGAACGGTGGCGCCATTGCCCTGGGCCATCCTCTGGGCATGAGCGGCGCCCGGCTGGTCACTACCGCCCTGAACGAACTGGAACGCCGCCACGCCGCGGGCCAGAAAGCCCGGTATGCCCTGTGCACCATGTGCATCGGTGTTGGCCAGGGAATCGCCCTGATCATTGAGCGGACGGATGCGGTGGCCTGA